From Girardinichthys multiradiatus isolate DD_20200921_A chromosome 19, DD_fGirMul_XY1, whole genome shotgun sequence:
CACCATCTTACAACATACCTTCATGTTTAGAAGAAGAAACTTGATTTCAGCAAGCAGCTGAGAGACTCGGTTGCTTTCAGTCACATTTTCTATCCCCTCGGAGCCTTTTTTCAGGAAAGGGTTTGTGCAGCCCCACAGCAGCGAcaccagaaccagactcagcACTTCCACTTCCAACACAAACCAGAGTTACATCTCTGCCCGCTTCAAACAGAGGGCATTTTACTATACTGCTGCTGGTTCACGGTAAAAATACACCACAGTTCAATAAAATCCTgactaaagggctatttcacagaATTTACCAAATCTGGACTACCTCTGGTCTATTTAGTGCCAAAATTTAAACTTCGTTATACTAAACATTTTACAGTTAGTAAAAACAATACTTGGGTCAACCCCTGGACAGAATTATTCTACACTATTGacagattaaataaaacacCAGTATTTAAATTGAGTTTTAACAAATTGTATTCGTAGAACCGGTAATGAGTGGATATGAACTCTGCTCAGGTTTGAGCTGTACTTTTTAAGCCATGTACCCTCTGTATGaaatgggcaaaaaaaaaacttaaaactgcagtttttctctttttgcaaACTGAAAGAGGTTTTCACAAATCTCAGACTCAGTTCTAGAGTTAATACTGTATTTGATTCATGGAGAGAGAcatttaaaagctgcaggattGAAGCCGTGGCCCCCTGTTTAGATCGTTTCTGTGAAGGTTTGACTGGTCTAGATATTGTGATGTTCAAACTGGACCTCATCTAAAGTAGTCTGAAGCCGAAAATGCCTTAAAATCACCATGTCTGGGTTGTCATATAGAATACAAGTAAAACAAACTGTACTGTACATTCAGTCCATGTTTGACCTGCCTTGATTGTGCAGTTTTTAGGGTGGACCATTTATAATGAGGTAAAGCCTTAAGattgctgtttttctgttttcaaaacttttacTTTTAACAATCTGTATTTTAGAAAAGATGTGTTGCTAAATAAAAAGCTTCAAAAATGGCCTTTTTGAGTTTTCAAAAACTGACAGTTTCGCAAATCTAAAACTGTGGTATAGAATCTATCattaatgtaaaattatttcagtCGAGATtcaaaaattacaatttttaaaaaataaaatcgaTAATGACTACATAACAATGCAGTACtaattttgaatgttttaaatatttaaaaagtggaGCGGATCAAATCTGGTCCAGGTTAGTTAAACGCATTGAAATAGCCCTTTACCCAAGAACCGACTGGGATGCTAaacaacaaacaggaagttaGCAACTTGCTACACCTGACCTGATACGAGCTACGCTACTTCCGTAGCATAGCCTGTATTAGCTTTCCTAACGTTATACGGCTGGTTAAAAAGGAAGCAGAACATCTGAATAAACACAATGTCGACTTTAAAGATGGCAAATAGTATTTTACAACAGCACAAATCCGACCGATACCACTCACCTACAGTCACCATTGTCAGGTCAGCTGCATCGTAGTCACCTTCAAGTCGCGTTCAAGACTCCACTGGTTGTTGGTTAACGTTTTTAAACCAAGCAATGGTTACTCATATTCTCGCGTAGTCTGTATATACTATTTCATATAATCTGatgatttaaacttaaaaataagaaacaagtTAAAATACAGATCAATTTCACGTCGACTCCATTTTTATTGcgctaaatacaaatgaaccTGTTCACTTGAATGTACCATGAAACTCTCCATTTTCGTGTAGCCAGGTTGTGCCGCCAGAGGGCGCAGTAACTCCTTAACAACCTTTTGGGTTTAGGCAATGGGTTTCTAGCCCTTAGAACATCTTAGAGCCTCACTTAGACATTGAGAGGTCTTGCAAATCCGCTCACAAATGTCAACGTCGTCTCAATTAATTAAATGGCACAATAACCACAGTAATGTCTAATTTGAactgtttcagtttttaagGCTCAATCACATTTGTTAGGTCTAATAAATCTTATCTTAGGTCTAATTTATGTCTGCTAAATACAAGAATATTGAGAgatacattttactttttagaaACTAAGAGCTGGGAGCTCAGAATGAGGGACAAGCGGTAAAATGGGTTTCAGTCTCAGAAATGAAGAGGTAAAGCCACTTGTAATTGCATAGTGCAATAACCTTCAATGTCTGGTTTGAAGATTTCTAATAAATCATGTTTGGTATCActgttaattattattaatagtaattattattattaatataaataataacaaaactaGAATATTGCTTAATttgctaaaacattttagtgATACATTTTCCTATCATTCACAGTTACTCTTACCAAAAATAGATTTAGCTCACtatttctctgtttaaaatatatagtCACATCAATCAGAACTATAAAAGCTAAAGTAATGTTTAGTTTAatgtattctaatttattactaaggtcacaaactgttgGCATAAGTATAGTTGGAATCAGATCAATCATCAGTTTACTTAAATTGTCTGAAGATTTGCCTCGTGCAGGGATGGGCAAATCCATTCttcgagggccagtgtccttcaacttggctgaattacctccacCACcaaaatgcagtcaagttctgcaCAGGCGCATTGTTGAGCCATACATTTGATTCAGGAACCCACCAGGGGAACATATTCTAAAACAGAGTTGGGGAACTTCCCCAGTCCTCAAGGGGttagtgtcctgcatgttttagattggCTTCAAGTAGAAAGACAACTATTTGTCTACTTTTATATGTACATGAACTTAGATGACATGCTATTCCTAATCTATATGGTCCACTtcgttgatggacccaccgttgccaccaatagcaactttaactattctgtaaacatcttctacAAGgcttaggagtgtgttcattgttagatgagaaaaccagaattccACCAacctttatacacctgcagccctGGAAATgactggaacaccagaattcattgatttggtggtgtcaCCCAATGATATACCCAATAATATACTGATTATTTGTAGTATTtacacagtcatattcaataaattagaatatgtgttcccaTGTAGCTTatttgttagattaaaagtaACTTTTGAAAAGATTTACTTTCTAAGCAGGTATTCAGCATACTTCGGTGTGTTACTGGACCGACTGGAGAAGTGGGTATTTCTGGTCCAGTATTTGACTGGTTTGAGtcttacttgaaggacagggaaaTATTATGTGTcaataggtaactttacatcagagttgACAAAAACCACATGGGGGGTTCCCCAAGGTTCCATCCTGGGACCCCCGGACCCCCTGTGATCTACATGCTCCTCCTAGCTCAGATCACACCAaaagtaattattatttttggacCAGAGGAGGAGCGATTAAgagtcagcacacagcttcagttactacGGTTAGAAACAACAGATCAAGCCAGAAATCTGGGTGTattgatggactcagacctgaaccttcagaggcacataaagacaatcaCTGGGTCAGCCTTCACTCatctgaagaacatttccagaattaaaggactaatgtcccagcaggaccttgaaaaactcaTCAATGCATGTATCTTTAGTCGAATTAATAACTGCAACATTgtcttcacaggtgtgcctaaaaagtcaatctgACATGTGtagctgatccagaacgctgctgtctgcgtcctcactagaattAAGGaagtagagcacatcaccccagttgtaaagtccttacactggcttggtgttattttataaattactgaatggcttagcatcaagatacattaaagatttgttgttgtatcaaccttccagaccactcaggtctaacaaccagaaacaaacatggagaagaagcattcagttcttctgctcaactaatctggaacaaatttccagaaaactgcaaaaaacgcTGAATCCTTGAGgtcttttaaatcaaggttaaaaaacGATTGGTTTAGAGTTTTTTGACTGTTCTATTTAACCTATAAACTGAAACATCGTTAGTGTCAGACTGTGGTCTTCtctacttttctttactttctttcattgtgccactgcaatgtattttatatatgtttatttcttttgttttcatcatgttaaacattttgaattgtcttgttgctgaaatgttctgtacaaataaacttgccttgccctttcattaagcccacatttctgtattaaaatgtttgttttattagtcTAATgttatattctaatcttaaatctcatattttcattagctgtaagcaaaaAACCCCTTTctattcaataaaaataaaggcttgaaaagaGGCACCgccctgtgtgtaattaatccataaaatgtgtttcacttattgaattgatttattgaaataaatgaacttataACTTACTATTCTaataatattcttatttattaaatGAGTGTATATTATGTATATAACTGATGATTTATTGGATTTTAACTACTATATGGTAAAATACCAAGCAACATGAAAGAAAGGCTTATTCTACTCTATCtgttttgtttatcttttttgGACCACCATAACTATTTCCCAGTGATCTGTCTCCATGGTACATtccaaatctttaaacaaaatgaaatcccaaattaaaacattaaacactgttttttttttttttataatcatgACTcataaagaaagacaaaaaataaaaaataaaaaatacacaagGAGCAGTGAAAATAAAGTGCAAAGTACTTAAGGGTCAAATTAAGGATTCACATCAATGGGTGGTTTTGCTGACAGATGCTaaccaaaacatatttataaaatctaattaaaactAATCATACACTGCTTTATATGCGATTATGATGTCTCTGAATAAACTCTGGACACGATCCTGGATGCTCAGagacaaaagcagagtttgagaACCATTACCTATAGCTGTCATATTTCACTGCATTCTTCAAATACATTATGTTTTCTCAGAAAACACTGAAATCAGTCAAAAAAGCAGTTCTTCATCAGATTGCCTTCATGCAATGTCCTTCATAATCCAAGGTGCCTGAATGTGATACCACTTTGTTCATGATGCACATTATGGACTTCTTGTAATCTGAGCAGTCACCTGCGGTGGCTCAGTCCGTGTTCAGACTAAGAGAACACGAAGATCCCCGATTCCCACAGGATTCAGTCAGCACAGTGTGTGGTCAGGTTTGAAGGTAAAACATCAGTCAGCGCCCGTTTTCAGCTTGAGCTGCAGTCTGTGTGCTATGTGTTTATTTGAGAGGGCGTCTCATGTATGGTGACCACAGTGGATTCACTGTAGTCGCTGGTGGTGCTGAACTGCTCCATGTGATTTCCCTCCGCACTGCTGAGCTCCACTCTGGGCAGCTGGAAGCCATTCTCTGATGCTGAGTTTGAGTTGATGATGCTGCTCGACACAGAGTTGACCCCCATGGAGTTGAGAGGCACGCTGCCATTAACTGTAGACTGGGACATCTTTGGACGAGGTCTGGAGCCCGCTCTGTCTCCTAGGAGTCTAGATGTATGTGTCCGCCTGGCCAAGAAGAGAACAAAATAACAGTAATTATTTTTTGTGATCAGGCTACAAACATGTTGAATTGTTATTTTAATAGCACACAATAATGTCAAAGAAGCAAGAATGTGTTTACAAAGCCAGATAAATGTATGTATAACCCCTACATTttcctaatgtttttttttttattgtgattttattcaAAAGGCTAACAGAAGCTACtacataattgttttaaaatttttttaacaaatcaaaatctgaaaaaaatgtggtgtatttttttattcatccccCTTCGCACTGATACCCAGAAATACATTTCAGcacaaccaattgccttcagaaatcacctaattagtaacaAGAATCCACATGTGTGTGAAGAAGCTAGAAGAAGTCTATTTGCCCTTTAGAACAAGTCCTGTGGACCAGTACCAGTCCAAGGGTCTATTGGTACCAGGCCACAGAGTAAATTGTAATTGTGGAATTGCTTAGATCAAAGAAATctaatgtgataaaataaaaatagatccAGCCGTGTAGAATCAGACCGATTTGATATGCAGGAATGTCATCCTACCTGTTGTACGTCTTCAGGATGATGAGTACAACGGCAAGAATGATGATGATGCCTATGACAATAACAGCAATCATAGCCCCAGAGCCTAAGAaccagacacagaaagaaagagacGTGAACTTGATGAAAGGCCGGTTTTGTCTTGAGTGTACATTCGAAAATCTGTACTTTgttcacattttctgttttgtctgtGGCACAACTCTTTGGAGTATCTTCCAGAAATGTTGCAACATAACAACGGCATCCCTCGCTTGTAAACAAAGGatgacaaatattttttggtACATGCATGGGAACCACTCCTGTACACACCGTCATAAACTCTACGACAGAACAAATTGTCACTGATGAAGCATGATGGGAGATTTTTGCAGGTTTTGTCAGCAGCAAGAACAGcgtgttttattatttctaccAAATATGGCGAAGAgactaaaacataaacatgcacAAAAAGTAGACTTGTTTCTTACTCTGGATAAGTATTTGTTCTTTAGACTTTGTCACAGAGGTTGTGTTTGAAGGAGCTGTAGTGATGGTCACAGGTGAAGTAGATGAACTCATTTTCAGCAATAACctgcaagaaaaagaaaaagttaatgCTATTATCTACAACAACTTTCAGATGCCGAAGCAATGCTGGGACCTCTGCAGAAGGTGTCATTCAGATAAGGACAagaacagtcagtcagtcattttctaccacttattccatagcgggtcacggggaagctggtgcctatctccagcagtctatgggcaggaggtggggtacaccttggacaggttgccagtcctttgcagggcaacacacaaacaaccatacacacactcattcatacacctaaaggcaatttagagagaccaattaacctaacaggcatgtctttggactgtgggaggaagccggagtacccggtgagaacccacgcatgcacagggagaacatgcaaactccatgcagaaagaccccaggccgggaatcgaacccaggaccttcttgctgcaaggcaacagtgctacaagAACAGTCTGAGgagatttaaaatatatttgtagtaaaaaagaaagaaactaacATGTGGCGCCTGCGGAAACCGACACAACATTCAAGGGAAGGCAACATTCTTGCACAAAATCATTCAGAGTTCTTTACATGAAAATAAGGGAACAATTGTTTTAAagataagaaatatttttatacataataacaaaattaaatactttgaaatagaaacattaaaatgtatattttcaaGAAGCAAATAATGAAGACATGATCAATTTGGTGAAGTAATTGTTGACCTCTGTGGGAAaactggagaaaacagtaaTGATTTCAGTCCTCTTTTAAAGGAACCACACGCTGCAGCAAGaactctgatgaaaattaaaaagagagatcatatttctcctattttagcttctcttcattggcttcctgttaaatccagaatataatttaaaattctcctcctcacatataaagcccttaatgatctagctccatcatacatcagagatctgattggtccatatgttcctaacagagcacttcgttctcagactgcaggtttactggtggttcctagagtctctagaagtagaatgagaggcagatcctttagttatcaggctcctctcctgtggaaccagctcccagttttagtccgtgaggcagacaccctgtctacttttaaggctaggctttgctgttttttcagcttttaactttatgttctctctctgtttttttctctttctagaagctacacctggcctgggtCTGTTTAGCTGTAGTACCGTCCTAGAGAGGGACatcggccaagctgctgctgccaacaacttaatgctcaccttctacagatgatccacttggccctgtctttgaGTGTTTAACCCTGACTCTCTTGTTAAGTTAGCTGACGATTGGTTTTCTGAGCCGCTCGCAAATGCCTGTACACACAGAGACACTGAATGGCGGTGCAAACACTAGCTCCGAAATACAGTAGTACCCAGGTGCTTTGTTAGATCTGCCACCTGGATGTCaagctccagatgttttca
This genomic window contains:
- the LOC124855848 gene encoding noncompact myelin-associated protein encodes the protein MSSSTSPVTITTAPSNTTSVTKSKEQILIQSSGAMIAVIVIGIIIILAVVLIILKTYNRRTHTSRLLGDRAGSRPRPKMSQSTVNGSVPLNSMGVNSVSSSIINSNSASENGFQLPRVELSSAEGNHMEQFSTTSDYSESTVVTIHETPSQINT